The nucleotide sequence CTGGGGCGAGGAGGCAGCCGGGGCCAGGAAGGTGGAAGTGGCAGCCCTGGTTCCCATCTGGTCTCAGGCTTTGATGCCTCAGACCTCTGTCCTGGGGTGGTGTCCTGACACCAATTTGCGATTGTTCTCTCCCtaccttttctcctttccccagcTAGGGTGTGAGGCACGTCTGTGGCCTTGGCTTGCCCACGGTTGGGTTGCTCTTGTGTGCGGCTGGCCACCCTCAGCTCTGGGATCTGGTGTTTGGCTTCTCCTTCCTGGAGGGCCCCCCACCCTGCCTTTCCTAGCATCTGGCTCTGCTGCCCCCTTGGGTGTGGCCCAGCTGAGGCGAGGCCTCCTGGCTCCTTTCCAGCAGTGGGTGGGGGATGATTGATGGCCCCCAAGTCTGCCTGTGCTCTCTGTTCACTCGTGCGCCCTGGCGGAGGCCCCTCCTCTTTCCCAGCCGTGGTCGCCATCTGGGGCTCTGGTATGGTGGTGGGCGACTGGCCTCCACCCTCTGTGGCGTGGCTCTCGGCCTGCTGGGGGCCCTAGGCCAGGCAGGGCCGGAGGCGGCTGGGCGCCCTGGGCCGGGGGCCTCTGACCGGCACTCCCCGTCTCTCCTCAGGCCCACCCCCGGGGCAGCTGCCGGCCATGCCCGCCGTCGGCCTCCTCTTGCTGTTCCTCCTTGCCGTGGGGCGGGCCCTGGGTGGCAGCACGCCCTTCCCTGCCTTCTCAGTGACGGACACCTCGCTCACCCATCTGGCCGTGCACCGGGTGACCGGGGAGGTGTTTGTGGGTGCGGTGAATCGCGTCTTCAAGCTGGCCCCCAACCTGACCGAGCTGCGGGTCCACGTCACGGGGCCCGTCGAGGACAACGCTCGCTGCTACCCACCCCCCAGCATGCGTGTCTGTGCCCACCGCCTGGCGCCTGTGGACAACGTGAACAAGCTGCTGCTCATAGACTACGCAGCCCGCCGCCTGGTGGCCTGCGGCAGCATCTGGCAGGGCATCTGCCAGTTCCTGCGCCTGGACGACCTCTTCAAGCTGGGCGAGCCGCACCACCGCAAGGAGCACTACCTCTCGGGGGCCCAGGAGCCGGACTCCATGGCGGGCGTCATCGTGGAGCAGGGCCAGGGGCCCAGCAAGCTGTTCGTGGGCACCGCCGTGGATGGCAAGTCTGAGTACTTCCCCACGCTGAGCTCCCGAAAGCTCATCGGCGACGAGGACGGTGCCGACATGTTCAGTCTGGTGGGTGAGCCCGCCCACCTGCTCGGGCTCTCGCAGGCTGTCcggcccccaacccctcccccacctcccttctcGCCCCTCTGAAGAGCCAGCTCCCGTGCCCTCCTGCCTTCACtctgtcctggctctgcctctggaGCCTTTCTGGCCTGGGGTCCTGTGACCACGTGGGTCGGGGGCAGGGAGATTGTGAGGGAAGACCCCCGGGGGCCATGTTGTGGGCGCAGGGCCAGGCTGGGTGGCGGGGGCCCAGGGGCCACGGTTGGGGAGGTCGAGGGTGGACCTAGGCCTCGTCCCAGGCTGTGTCCTCCACCTGCTCCCCAGGTGTACCAGGACGAGTTCGTCTCCTCTCAGATCAAGATCCCCTCAGACACGCTGTCCTTGTACCCAGCCTTCGACATCTATTACGTCTACGGCTTCGTGAGCGCCTCCTTCGTGTACTTCCTGACACTGCAGCTGGATACCCAGCAGACACTGCTGGACACGGCAGGCGAGAAATTCTTCACGTCCAAGATCGTGCGCATGTGCTCGGGGGACTCGGAGTTCTACTCGTACGTGGAGTTCCCCATCGGCTGCTCCTGGCGCGGCGTGGAGTACCGCCTGGTGCAGAGCGCCCACCTGGCCAAGCCCGGCCTGCTGCTGGCCCAGGCCCTGGGTGTGCCGGCCGACGAGGACGTCCTCTTCACCATCTTCTCTCAGGGCCAGAAGAACCGGGCCAGCCCGCCGCGGCAGACCATCCTCTGCCTCTTTACCCTCAGCAGCATCAACGCCCACATCCGGCGCCGCATCCAGTCCTGCTACCGTGGGGAGGGCACGCTGGCCCTGCCTTGGCTGCTGAACAAGGAGCTGCCCTGTATCAACACCGTGAGCCCTCacccgccccacccctgcccccgggCTGGGCCCTCTGCCCCTTCCTGGGTGTGCGGGGCCAGCCCAGGCGGTCGTATGGCAGCTGATGGGCCGCCGCGTGTGCCAGCCTGGGCTCAGTCTTGGGAACGACAGCTTAGCCCGGGGTCCCCCGCCCCcgtcctcccctccctgcctctgctgcTACCCACCACCTCTCTGTGTGGACCAGCTTGCTCTCCCCGCTGCTGCCTGCTCgcctccctcctcagcccccGATTTCCTGTGGGGTCCTGGGGCAAACAGTTGGTCTTGGCTGGTAAGGAGCGAGCTCCAGATTCTGCTCCCTCCTAGAACGTGGGCTCTCATTGCCTCTGTCCAGCTGGTGCCCCAGGCTCTTACTCACGCGTCCTCCTCCTGTCTCCCCAGCCCATGCAGATAAACGGAAACTTCTGCGGGCTGGTGTTGAACCAGCCGCTGGGCGGCCTGCACGTGATCGAGGGCCTGCCCCTGCTAGCCGACAGTACTGATGGCATGGCCAGTGTGGCTGCCTACCCCTACCAGCAGCACTCTGTGGTCTTCATCGGCACCCGCAGCGGCAGTCTGAAGAAGGTGAGCCCCGGAGCGCTCGGCGTGTGGGCGTCAGGGCGCACTGAGTTGCAGACGAGGGCTGGGGTCAAGAACGTGCGGCTGAGCCCTGCAGCACCTTGGATGGGGCCTGGCCCCTGGGGGAAGGGGGACTTCCCAGGCTGGGGCCCAGGAGCCCAGCTGTGCTCCACGGATGGCCTCTCAGCCACCCATGCTTGCAGTGCCACCGCCCGCCGTGGCCTGAACCGCTGGCTTCCTGTGGCTCTGGGGGCAGACCGGGCCCACCTCCGGTGCTCCCTACTGGGAGAGCAGGAGCCGTCGTTGCTGGGTCCTCAGTCGAATGAACGAGGAGACAAATGTGGACCTAACCCTCCTTGCCCTCTTGTCCCCTCATGGGCACGGGGGCTGCAGTGCCGGCAGGGCCGCAGCTGCTCCTGTTCCAGGGTGTTCTGAAGGGACAGGAGTCAGGACAACTGCCGCATTCCCTTCCTGCTCACCTGGGGGATGTGGGGCTGTCCCTGGGGGCAGGTTTGTGAAGGGAGCCACCGAGCTCTTGGGGCCTGGTCTGCTTCCCTCCTGGTCCCCGTCTTGCATCTGTCACAGCTTTATTGGGGTGTAAGTGCCGTGTCACAACCCCCCCTCCCCGTTTAAAGCATACATCTCAGTGATTTCAGTAAGTCCGCGGAGTTACTCAAGCATAACCGCTATCTCATTCCAGGATGTTGCCATGATCCTAAAAATCCCTTCCCTTTTAGCTTTCACACTTTCCCTGTCCCCCAACTCTGGGCAACGctcatctctgtctctgtgtcctggGAGCTTTTTTGGATTGGCTGTGTCACACCCAAGGGCCTCCAGGGGGCAGCCCTGGCGTCCTCCTTCCCTGGTCTGTGAGAAAGGGGGCGGCGGGCAGGCTGGGTCCCTGGCTCGAGAATAGGACGCCTGGGAGCGTGGGGTGCTGCTGTGGCGTCAGGTGGCTGGTCTCGTGGCCCAGGTACGGGTCGACGGCTCTCAGGAGGCCCACCTGTATGAGACGGTGCCTGTGGTGGACGGCAGCCCCATACTCCGCGACCTGCTCTTCAGCCCCGACCACCGGCACGTCTACCTCCTGAGCGAGAAGCAGGTGGGCCCGACAGGTGGTGCGGCGGGGTGGGACGGGGGTGGGGCGGGTGCTGACACGGCTGCCCCCAGGTGAGCCAGCTCCCGGTGGAGACCTGCGAGCAGTACCCAAGCTGCGCCGCCTGCCTGGGCTCGGGGGACCCGCACTGTGGGTGGTGTGTGCTGCAGCACAGGTGAGGAGCCGCTCGAGTGCCCACTCCCCCGAGCTGTGCCCCTGTggcctccccctccctgcccttctACTTTCTCCAGCTAGCGAGTGGAACCTCTACCCCGAGTGACATCCCTCGGACCCCAGGGGGTGAGGCCGAGGCATGCGGCTGCCTGGTGCCGTGGGCTGGGCCAGCTGTCCCCTCCGTCCCCCCCAGGCCCCCGCTGCACTCCCGCTCCGGGCCTTGCTGGGGCAGCTGTGGGATGGGCCTGGCCTGACCCCGCGCAGATGCTGCCGCCATGGGGCCTGTCCAGGCGCCTCGGCCCCGCGTGGCTTCGCCAAGGAGCTGAGCAAGTGTGTCCAGGTGCGGGTCCGGCCCAACAATGTGTCGGTGACGTCGCCTGGGGTGCAGGTGAGTGGTGCGGAGCGTGCGGGTGTAGAGGCCCGTGCACACGTGTTGGGGGCGCTCCCAGCTCTGGGccctctgcttcctccagctgACCGTGGCCATAAGCAACGTGCCGGACCTCAGTGCGGGCGTGAGCTGTGCCTTCGAGGAGGTGACCGAGAGCGAGGCCGTCCTGCTGCCCTCTGGAGAGTTACACTGTCCCTCGCCTTCCCTGCAGGAGCTCCGGGCTCTCACCCGGGGGCACGGTCAGTGGCTGGGCCGCGGGGGGCAGGGCTGCTCTCTGTCCACGGCTCACGTGTGGCTCCCCTGGGCTCGCTGCAGGGGCCGCGCGCACCGTGCAGCTGCAGCTGCTCTCCAAGGAGAGCGGCGTGAGCTTTGCTGGGGCTGACTTCGTCTTCTACAACTGCAGCGCCCTCCAGTCGTGAGTACCGGCCCCCCGACCCCTGTCCCCGTGTCTCTGTTGCTCGCGGTGTCGGGTAGGCCTCAGGCGGGCCCCGGTGCCTTTTGCCTTTGGCTCCCCGTGTGTCCCGCAGGTGGGACGGTGAGGGGCCAGGCCCGGTCTTCCccgtgatttcttttttttttttttttaacatctttattggggtataattgctttacaatggtgtgttagtttctgctttataacaaagtgaatcagtcatacataaacatatgttcccatatgtcttccctgttgcgtctccctccctcccaccctccctatcccacccctccaggcggtcacaaagcaccgagccaatatccctgtgccatgcggctgcttcccactagctatctaccttactacgtttgttagtgtgtatatgcccatgactctctctcgccctgtcacagctcacccttccccttccccataacctcaagtccgttctctaggttCCCCGTGATTTCTGAAGCCTCTCCCCTCTAGGTGCATGTCCTGCGTCGGCAGCCCTTACCCCTGCCACTGGTGTAAGTACCGCCACGTGTGTACCAGCCACCCCCACGAGTGCTCCTTCCAGGAGGGCAGGGTCCACAGCCCCGAGGTGAGGCGCGCGCCACACGCGAAGGGGCTGGGCTCTTTTCTGCCTTCGGTCTTGGGGTTTTCTTGGAGCCCCCTTAACTGGGGGCCAGCCCAGCTGGCTGATGGGCATTCTCCTCTCAGGGCTGCCCTGAGATCCTGCCCAGCGGGGACCTCCTGATCCCAGCAGGTGTCACGCAGCCTCTCACCCTGCGGGCCAAGAACCTGCCGCAGCCCCAGTCGGGCCAGAAGAACTACGAGTGTGTGGTCCGGGTGCAGGGGCGGCAGCAGCGGGTGCCTGCCGTCCGCTTCAACAGCAGCAGCGTGCAGTGCCAGAACGCCTCGGTGAGGCCCACCCGCCCCGCCTCCCTCGGGGGTCCAGGCTGTGCGGGGCTGGGCGTGGTGCAGATCTGTGCCCAGCAGACTCTTCTAGAAGCCTCAGCTGACAGTGGCCAGGGACCTTCTGAGTCTCCTGCTGGGGATTtctgagctgggggaggggcggtcTGTCACCTTCACTGGGGTCATGCGGGTCCCTCTCCCCCAGTACTCCTATGAAGGTGACGAGTATGGTGACACCGAGCTGGACTTCTCCGTGGTCTGGGATGGAGATTTCCCCATCGACAAGCCCGCTACCTTCCGAGGTGACCGGCGGGATGGGGCCGAGGAGCTCGCCTCCTGGGGCGGAGAAGGCACGTGCTGGGGCCGGGCCCACAGGGGACCCTTCGTCGGGGCCCGTAGCTGCCCCCCAGCGGCGCCTTCTGTGCCCACAGCCCTCCTGTACAAGTGCTGGGCGCAGCGGCCCAGCTGTGGCCTCTGCCTCAAGGCTGACCCTCGCTTCAACTGTGGCTGGTGCATCTCGGAGCATAGGTGCCAGCTGCGGGCCCACTGCCCGGCCCCCAAGACCAACTGGGTGCACCCAAACCAGAAGGGCGCTCGCTGCAGCCACCCCCGCATTGCCCAGGTGGGCCTCCCCACCACCCGCCGCCCTCTGGGTACCCACTGCCTCGGCTCACCCTCCCGCCTCCCCTCCTGCTCCGCAGATCCACCCGCTCATGGGGCCCAAGGAGGGAGGCACCCGGATCACCATCGTGGGCGAGAACCTGGGCCTCACCTCCCGAGACGTGGGCCTGCGGGTGGCCGGCGTGCGCTGCAACTCCATCCCCGCCGAGTACGTCAGTGCCGAGAGGTGAGTGCAGCTGTGCGGGCGCTGGGCCTCCCCGCAGCCTGTGGCCGGGCGCCCGGGCCTGACCTCCGACCTGACCCGACCCCTAGGATCGTGTGTGAGATGGAGGAGTCGCTGGTGCCCAGCCCGCCACCAGGGCCTGCGGAGCTCTGCATCAGCGACTGCTCGGCTGACTTCCGCACGCAGTCTGAGCAGCTCTACAGTTTCGTGGTACGTGGGCTGCccgcccccttccctctcccactccttCCTGGCAGGGGCTGTGGCCTGGCCCTGTTGGGCGCCCGCCGTCTCCCCGCTCCCCTCAGGGCTGCTTCTCCCGTAGACGCCCACGTTCGACCGCGTGAGTCCCAGTCGGGGCCCAGCCTCGGGGGGCACGCGGATCACCATTTCCGGTCATTCTCTGGACGCCGGCAGCAGAGTCACAGTGACCGTGAGAGACGGCGAGTGCCAGTTCGTGAGGTGAGTGTTGCAGGCGGGGGCCGTGGGGCCGGCAGGTGGCAGCCCTGGGCAGCCTGCTCCAAGTCCCCGCTTGCTGGCGTAGGAGGGATGCGGAAGCAATCGTGTGCATCTCGCCTGTCTCCACCCTGGGCCCGAGCCAGGCCTCCATCACCCTGGCCATCGACCGCGCCAACATCTCCAGTCCCGGCGTCCTCTACACCTACACCCAGGACCCCACCGTCACTCGCCTCGAGCCCACCTGGAGCATCATCAAGTAAGGCCCTCGGGAGAATGGGCCTGGCTGgcagaggggaggctgggggccaGGCCTCGCCTGGTGACCAGGTGACCTAGGGTTGGGGAGGCCCTGGGCTCCCATGGCAGCCTCGATAACACTCCAGGGCTGGGCTCAGGGTGGTGGGGAGGAAGCCTGAGGCCCCTCACCCCCATACCTAGTGGAAGCACCTCCATCACCGTGAGTGGGACCCACCTGCTGACGGTCCAGGAGCCCCGGGTCCGGGCCAAGTACCGAGGCATCGAGACCACCAACGTGAGTGCCAGCTGCCGCCATCCCACCCCTGACCCTCTGCCCGCTGTGGCCTCACGTGCTGGGCTGCCCACCTTTGTCCCCACAGACGTGCCAGGTGATCAACGACACCGCCATGCTGTGTAAGGCCCCTGGCATCTTCCTGGGGCGGCCCCAGCCGCAGGCCCAGGGTGAGCACCCTGACGAGTTCGGCTTCCTGCTGGACCACGTGCAGACGGCCCGTTCCCTCAACCGGTCCTCCTTCACCTACTACCCCGACCCCAGCTTCGAGCCACTTGGGCCCTCTGGGGTCCTGGATGTCAAACCTGGCTCCCACGTAGTGCTGAAGGTGCCAGTGTGGTGGGCGCCTagggcgggaggggcggggcggtggGGAGCCCTGGCCAGCAGCGCTCTCCATCTGCAGGGCAAGAATCTGATCCCTGCGGCGGCCGGCAGCTCCCGCCTCAACTACACGGTGCTGATCGGGGGCCAGCCGTGCACGCTCACCGTCTCGGACACGCAACTCCTGTGCGACTCCCCCAGCCAGACGGGCCGGCAGCCGGTCATGGTGGGtagggggcagggaggctgccAGAGCAGCCTGGGGCGGGGGTGCGGGTCAGCTTACGGCGCCTGTCCCTGCAGGTGCTGGTGGGCGGCCTGGAGTTCTGGCTGGGCACCCTGCACATCACGGCCGACCGGGCGCTGAGCCTGCCGGCCGTGGTGGGGCTGGCGGCGGGGGGCGCGCTTCTGCTGCTGGCCATCACTGCCGTGCTGGTCGCCTACAAACGCAAGACTCAGGATGCCGACCGCACGCTCAAGCGCCTCCAGCTCCAGATGGACAACTTGGAATCCCGGGTGGCCCTGGAATGCAAGGAAGGTGCCTGcatgagggtgggggtggggcaggtggcaggggctccctcctccctctctgctcaCTGTCTCTCACCGGCCCTCCCCAGCCTTCGCTGAGCTGCAGACAGACATCAACGAGCTGACGAACCACATGGATGGCGTGCAGATCCCCTTCCTGGACTACCGGACCTACGCCGTGCGCGTGCTCTTCCCGGGCATCGAGGCCCACCCAGTGCTCAAGGAGCTGGATGTGAGTGCCCCCTGTTGCCTGCCCATGCCCTGTCACCCCCAGGGCCACCTCCACCGTCTGAGATGCcctgtccccc is from Orcinus orca chromosome X, mOrcOrc1.1, whole genome shotgun sequence and encodes:
- the PLXNA3 gene encoding plexin-A3 isoform X3, producing the protein MPAVGLLLLFLLAVGRALGGSTPFPAFSVTDTSLTHLAVHRVTGEVFVGAVNRVFKLAPNLTELRVHVTGPVEDNARCYPPPSMRVCAHRLAPVDNVNKLLLIDYAARRLVACGSIWQGICQFLRLDDLFKLGEPHHRKEHYLSGAQEPDSMAGVIVEQGQGPSKLFVGTAVDGKSEYFPTLSSRKLIGDEDGADMFSLVYQDEFVSSQIKIPSDTLSLYPAFDIYYVYGFVSASFVYFLTLQLDTQQTLLDTAGEKFFTSKIVRMCSGDSEFYSYVEFPIGCSWRGVEYRLVQSAHLAKPGLLLAQALGVPADEDVLFTIFSQGQKNRASPPRQTILCLFTLSSINAHIRRRIQSCYRGEGTLALPWLLNKELPCINTPMQINGNFCGLVLNQPLGGLHVIEGLPLLADSTDGMASVAAYPYQQHSVVFIGTRSGSLKKVRVDGSQEAHLYETVPVVDGSPILRDLLFSPDHRHVYLLSEKQVSQLPVETCEQYPSCAACLGSGDPHCGWCVLQHRCCRHGACPGASAPRGFAKELSKCVQVRVRPNNVSVTSPGVQLTVAISNVPDLSAGVSCAFEEVTESEAVLLPSGELHCPSPSLQELRALTRGHGAARTVQLQLLSKESGVSFAGADFVFYNCSALQSCMSCVGSPYPCHWCVTQPLTLRAKNLPQPQSGQKNYECVVRVQGRQQRVPAVRFNSSSVQCQNASYSYEGDEYGDTELDFSVVWDGDFPIDKPATFRGDRRDGAEELASWGGEGTCWGRAHRGPFVGARSCPPAAPSVPTALLYKCWAQRPSCGLCLKADPRFNCGWCISEHRCQLRAHCPAPKTNWVHPNQKGARCSHPRIAQIHPLMGPKEGGTRITIVGENLGLTSRDVGLRVAGVRCNSIPAEYVSAERIVCEMEESLVPSPPPGPAELCISDCSADFRTQSEQLYSFVTPTFDRVSPSRGPASGGTRITISGHSLDAGSRVTVTVRDGECQFVRRDAEAIVCISPVSTLGPSQASITLAIDRANISSPGVLYTYTQDPTVTRLEPTWSIINGSTSITVSGTHLLTVQEPRVRAKYRGIETTNTCQVINDTAMLCKAPGIFLGRPQPQAQGEHPDEFGFLLDHVQTARSLNRSSFTYYPDPSFEPLGPSGVLDVKPGSHVVLKGKNLIPAAAGSSRLNYTVLIGGQPCTLTVSDTQLLCDSPSQTGRQPVMVLVGGLEFWLGTLHITADRALSLPAVVGLAAGGALLLLAITAVLVAYKRKTQDADRTLKRLQLQMDNLESRVALECKEAFAELQTDINELTNHMDGVQIPFLDYRTYAVRVLFPGIEAHPVLKELDTPPNVEKALRLFGQLLHSRAFVLTFIHTLEAQSSFSMRDRGTVASLTMVALQSRLDYATGLLKQLLADLIEKNLESKNHPKLLLRRTESVAEKMLTNWFTFLLHKFLKECAGEPLFLLFCAIKQQMEKGPIDAITGEARYSLSEDKLIRQQIDYKTLTLHCVCPESEGSAQVPVKVLNCDSITQAKDKLLDAVYKGIPYSQRPRAEDMDLEWRQGRMARIILQDEDVTTKIECDWKRVNSLAHYQVTDGSLVALVPKQVSAYNMANSFTFTRSLSRYESLLRTASSPDSLRSRAPMITPDQETGTKLWHLVKNHDHADHREGDRGSKMVSEIYLTRLLATKGTLQKFVDDLFETVFSTAHRGSALPLAIKYMFDFLDEQADQRQIGDPDVRHTWKSNCLPLRFWVNVIKNPQFVFDIHKSSITDACLSVVAQTFMDSCSTSEHRLGKDSPSNKLLYAKDIPSYKSWVERYYRDIAKMASISDQDMDAYLVEQSRLHASDFNVLSALSELYFYVTKYRQEVLTALDRDASCRKQKLRQKLEHIIGLASSNS
- the PLXNA3 gene encoding plexin-A3 isoform X5 produces the protein MPAVGLLLLFLLAVGRALGGSTPFPAFSVTDTSLTHLAVHRVTGEVFVGAVNRVFKLAPNLTELRVHVTGPVEDNARCYPPPSMRVCAHRLAPVDNVNKLLLIDYAARRLVACGSIWQGICQFLRLDDLFKLGEPHHRKEHYLSGAQEPDSMAGVIVEQGQGPSKLFVGTAVDGKSEYFPTLSSRKLIGDEDGADMFSLVYQDEFVSSQIKIPSDTLSLYPAFDIYYVYGFVSASFVYFLTLQLDTQQTLLDTAGEKFFTSKIVRMCSGDSEFYSYVEFPIGCSWRGVEYRLVQSAHLAKPGLLLAQALGVPADEDVLFTIFSQGQKNRASPPRQTILCLFTLSSINAHIRRRIQSCYRGEGTLALPWLLNKELPCINTPMQINGNFCGLVLNQPLGGLHVIEGLPLLADSTDGMASVAAYPYQQHSVVFIGTRSGSLKKVRVDGSQEAHLYETVPVVDGSPILRDLLFSPDHRHVYLLSEKQVSQLPVETCEQYPSCAACLGSGDPHCGWCVLQHRCCRHGACPGASAPRGFAKELSKCVQVRVRPNNVSVTSPGVQLTVAISNVPDLSAGVSCAFEEVTESEAVLLPSGELHCPSPSLQELRALTRGHGAARTVQLQLLSKESGVSFAGADFVFYNCSALQSCMSCVGSPYPCHWCKYRHVCTSHPHECSFQEGRVHSPEQVSRSLSPCGPRTCRSPSRARRTTSVWSGCRGGSSGCLPSASTAAACSARTPRTPMKVTSMVTPSWTSPWSGMEISPSTSPLPSEIHPLMGPKEGGTRITIVGENLGLTSRDVGLRVAGVRCNSIPAEYVSAERIVCEMEESLVPSPPPGPAELCISDCSADFRTQSEQLYSFVTPTFDRVSPSRGPASGGTRITISGHSLDAGSRVTVTVRDGECQFVRRDAEAIVCISPVSTLGPSQASITLAIDRANISSPGVLYTYTQDPTVTRLEPTWSIINGSTSITVSGTHLLTVQEPRVRAKYRGIETTNTCQVINDTAMLCKAPGIFLGRPQPQAQGEHPDEFGFLLDHVQTARSLNRSSFTYYPDPSFEPLGPSGVLDVKPGSHVVLKGKNLIPAAAGSSRLNYTVLIGGQPCTLTVSDTQLLCDSPSQTGRQPVMVLVGGLEFWLGTLHITADRALSLPAVVGLAAGGALLLLAITAVLVAYKRKTQDADRTLKRLQLQMDNLESRVALECKEAFAELQTDINELTNHMDGVQIPFLDYRTYAVRVLFPGIEAHPVLKELDTPPNVEKALRLFGQLLHSRAFVLTFIHTLEAQSSFSMRDRGTVASLTMVALQSRLDYATGLLKQLLADLIEKNLESKNHPKLLLRRTESVAEKMLTNWFTFLLHKFLKECAGEPLFLLFCAIKQQMEKGPIDAITGEARYSLSEDKLIRQQIDYKTLTLHCVCPESEGSAQVPVKVLNCDSITQAKDKLLDAVYKGIPYSQRPRAEDMDLEWRQGRMARIILQDEDVTTKIECDWKRVNSLAHYQVTDGSLVALVPKQVSAYNMANSFTFTRSLSRYESLLRTASSPDSLRSRAPMITPDQETGTKLWHLVKNHDHADHREGDRGSKMVSEIYLTRLLATKGTLQKFVDDLFETVFSTAHRGSALPLAIKYMFDFLDEQADQRQIGDPDVRHTWKSNCLPLRFWVNVIKNPQFVFDIHKSSITDACLSVVAQTFMDSCSTSEHRLGKDSPSNKLLYAKDIPSYKSWVERYYRDIAKMASISDQDMDAYLVEQSRLHASDFNVLSALSELYFYVTKYRQEVLTALDRDASCRKQKLRQKLEHIIGLASSNS
- the PLXNA3 gene encoding plexin-A3 isoform X2, with amino-acid sequence MPAVGLLLLFLLAVGRALGGSTPFPAFSVTDTSLTHLAVHRVTGEVFVGAVNRVFKLAPNLTELRVHVTGPVEDNARCYPPPSMRVCAHRLAPVDNVNKLLLIDYAARRLVACGSIWQGICQFLRLDDLFKLGEPHHRKEHYLSGAQEPDSMAGVIVEQGQGPSKLFVGTAVDGKSEYFPTLSSRKLIGDEDGADMFSLVYQDEFVSSQIKIPSDTLSLYPAFDIYYVYGFVSASFVYFLTLQLDTQQTLLDTAGEKFFTSKIVRMCSGDSEFYSYVEFPIGCSWRGVEYRLVQSAHLAKPGLLLAQALGVPADEDVLFTIFSQGQKNRASPPRQTILCLFTLSSINAHIRRRIQSCYRGEGTLALPWLLNKELPCINTPMQINGNFCGLVLNQPLGGLHVIEGLPLLADSTDGMASVAAYPYQQHSVVFIGTRSGSLKKVRVDGSQEAHLYETVPVVDGSPILRDLLFSPDHRHVYLLSEKQVSQLPVETCEQYPSCAACLGSGDPHCGWCVLQHRCCRHGACPGASAPRGFAKELSKCVQVRVRPNNVSVTSPGVQLTVAISNVPDLSAGVSCAFEEVTESEAVLLPSGELHCPSPSLQELRALTRGHGAARTVQLQLLSKESGVSFAGADFVFYNCSALQSCMSCVGSPYPCHWCKYRHVCTSHPHECSFQEGRVHSPEGCPEILPSGDLLIPAGVTQPLTLRAKNLPQPQSGQKNYECVVRVQGRQQRVPAVRFNSSSVQCQNASYSYEGDEYGDTELDFSVVWDGDFPIDKPATFRGDRRDGAEELASWGGEGTCWGRAHRGPFVGARSCPPAAPSVPTALLYKCWAQRPSCGLCLKADPRFNCGWCISEHRCQLRAHCPAPKTNWVHPNQKGARCSHPRIAQIHPLMGPKEGGTRITIVGENLGLTSRDVGLRVAGVRCNSIPAEYVSAERIVCEMEESLVPSPPPGPAELCISDCSADFRTQSEQLYSFVTPTFDRVSPSRGPASGGTRITISGHSLDAGSRVTVTVRDGECQFVRRDAEAIVCISPVSTLGPSQASITLAIDRANISSPGVLYTYTQDPTVTRLEPTWSIINGSTSITVSGTHLLTVQEPRVRAKYRGIETTNTCQVINDTAMLCKAPGIFLGRPQPQAQGEHPDEFGFLLDHVQTARSLNRSSFTYYPDPSFEPLGPSGVLDVKPGSHVVLKGKNLIPAAAGSSRLNYTVLIGGQPCTLTVSDTQLLCDSPSQTGRQPVMVLVGGLEFWLGTLHITADRALSLPAVVGLAAGGALLLLAITAVLVAYKRKTQDADRTLKRLQLQMDNLESRVALECKEAFAELQTDINELTNHMDGVQIPFLDYRTYAVRVLFPGIEAHPVLKELDLLHSRAFVLTFIHTLEAQSSFSMRDRGTVASLTMVALQSRLDYATGLLKQLLADLIEKNLESKNHPKLLLRRTESVAEKMLTNWFTFLLHKFLKECAGEPLFLLFCAIKQQMEKGPIDAITGEARYSLSEDKLIRQQIDYKTLTLHCVCPESEGSAQVPVKVLNCDSITQAKDKLLDAVYKGIPYSQRPRAEDMDLEWRQGRMARIILQDEDVTTKIECDWKRVNSLAHYQVTDGSLVALVPKQVSAYNMANSFTFTRSLSRYESLLRTASSPDSLRSRAPMITPDQETGTKLWHLVKNHDHADHREGDRGSKMVSEIYLTRLLATKGTLQKFVDDLFETVFSTAHRGSALPLAIKYMFDFLDEQADQRQIGDPDVRHTWKSNCLPLRFWVNVIKNPQFVFDIHKSSITDACLSVVAQTFMDSCSTSEHRLGKDSPSNKLLYAKDIPSYKSWVERYYRDIAKMASISDQDMDAYLVEQSRLHASDFNVLSALSELYFYVTKYRQEVLTALDRDASCRKQKLRQKLEHIIGLASSNS